One stretch of Halichoerus grypus chromosome 8, mHalGry1.hap1.1, whole genome shotgun sequence DNA includes these proteins:
- the LOC118529661 gene encoding olfactory receptor 4F21-like produces MDGLNNSVVSEFVLLGLSSSWETKVFLMLIFSSIYLGIILGNLFIFFLVIFDSHLHSPMYFLLANLSLIDVGLSSTTVPKMIRDLLNGYKIISFQSCMTQICFIHIMGGVEMVLLIAMAFDRYTAICKPLHYLNIMNPKICASFVIAGWVTGVIHAMSQFAFIINLPFCGPNEVDSFYCDCPRIIKLACTDGDKFEFIIAANMTMGTFFLLILSYIFILVTVWKRSSGDLSKAFVTLSAHITVVVLFFTPCMFLYVWPFPTSSIDKYLFIVDFAITPVLNPAIYTLQSKDKKVAIKRLGKQGHYVKFC; encoded by the coding sequence ATGGATGGACTAAATAATTCTGTGGTTTCTGAGTTTGTGTTGCTGGGACTCTCTAGTTCTTGGGAAACTAAAGTTTTTCTCATGTTGATTTTTTCCTCGATCTATTTAGGGATCATCCTGGgaaatctcttcattttctttttggtaatttttgattCTCACCTGCATTCTCCTATGTACTTCCTGCTGGCCAACCTGTCACTCATTGATGTAGGGCTTTCATCTACAACAGTCCCAAAGATGATTAGGGACCTTTTAAATGGATACAAGATAATTTCTTTCCAAAGCTGCATGACACAGATATGCTTCATCCACATCATGGGAGGAGTGGAGATGGTGTTACTCATAGCCATGGCATTTGACAGGTACACAGCAATCTGTAAGCCTCTTCACTACCTGAACATCATGAACCCTAAAATATGCGCTTCATTTGTAATTGCTGGCTGGGTAACTGGGGTGATCCATGCTATGTCTCAATTTGCTTTCATTATAAACTTGCCCTTTTGTGGTCCTAATGAAGTAGACAGCTTTTACTGTGACTGTCCCAGGATCATAAAACTTGCATGCACAGATGGAGACAAGTTTGAGTTTATTATTGCTGCCAACATGACTATGGGCACCTTCTTCTTGCTAATCCTTTCCTATATCTTCATTTTGGTCACTGTCTGGAAACGTTCTTCAGGAGACTTATCCAAAGCATTTGTCACTCTGTCAGCTCACATCACTGTGGTCGTTCTTTTTTTCACTCCATGCATGTTTCTCTATGTCTGGCCTTTCCCCACATCATCAATTGATAAATATCTGTTCATTGTTGACTTTGCTATTACCCCTGTCTTGAATCCTGCCATCTACACATTACAGAGCAAAGACAAAAAGGTAGCCATAAAAAGATTGGGCAAACAGGGACATTATGTCAAATTTTGCTGA